Proteins from a single region of bacterium:
- a CDS encoding amidase encodes MDNLLFATIGELRDGLRRRTFSSVELTRLALARLESLGRSLNATATILRERALREARAADKALARGRGAALTGIPYGAKDLLAARGGPTTYGAPPWARRVLPFDGAVIERLNAAGAVLTAKLAMIELAGGGGYRWPAASLQGATRTPWSLEHWSGGSSSGTGAAVAAGLVPYGIGSETSGSILSPSSNCGVTGLRPTYGLVSRWGAMALSWTMDKLGPMCRTAEDCGIVLEAMAGPDPRDPGSAGRSFRMARARRPLRSLRVGYAVEDFDNADPTIRAALRQALDAVKTLGVRLSRAVLPALPIDSVARTIIRAEGSASFQDLITSGRMRLLADKRQAIGLVAGTKISAVDYLQAMRIRGLLQNAFADLFRRVDVILAPARPRAAHRIDEPIDAEWRPVGAKRRGPGGITVVAGNAAITAAGNLAGLPGLGVPCGFSTTGLPIAIQLVGRPFDESTLIALGAAYQDVTDWHRRIPPGYA; translated from the coding sequence ATGGACAATCTTCTGTTCGCGACGATCGGCGAACTGCGCGACGGGCTGCGGCGCAGGACGTTCTCGTCGGTCGAGTTGACCCGGCTCGCGCTCGCCCGCCTGGAGTCCCTCGGGCGGTCGCTCAACGCCACCGCGACGATCCTGCGCGAGCGCGCGCTGCGGGAGGCGCGGGCGGCCGACAAAGCGCTGGCGCGCGGCCGCGGGGCCGCGCTGACCGGCATCCCGTACGGCGCGAAGGACCTGCTCGCGGCCCGCGGTGGGCCGACGACCTACGGGGCGCCGCCGTGGGCCCGGCGGGTGCTGCCGTTCGACGGCGCGGTGATCGAGCGCCTGAACGCCGCGGGGGCCGTGCTGACCGCGAAGCTCGCGATGATCGAACTCGCGGGCGGCGGCGGCTACCGCTGGCCGGCCGCCTCGCTTCAAGGCGCGACCCGCACGCCGTGGAGCCTGGAACACTGGTCCGGCGGCTCGTCGAGCGGCACCGGCGCGGCCGTCGCGGCCGGATTGGTACCGTACGGCATCGGCTCCGAGACGTCGGGCTCGATCCTTTCGCCGTCGTCGAACTGCGGCGTCACCGGCCTCCGCCCGACGTACGGGCTCGTCAGCCGGTGGGGCGCCATGGCGCTGTCCTGGACGATGGATAAGCTGGGGCCGATGTGCCGCACGGCGGAAGATTGCGGCATCGTCCTCGAGGCGATGGCGGGCCCGGACCCACGCGACCCCGGCTCCGCCGGCCGGTCGTTCCGGATGGCGCGGGCGCGCCGGCCGCTCCGCTCGCTTCGCGTCGGGTACGCCGTCGAAGATTTCGACAACGCCGACCCGACGATCCGCGCGGCGCTGCGCCAAGCGCTCGATGCCGTCAAGACTCTCGGCGTGCGCCTGTCGCGCGCCGTGCTGCCGGCGCTCCCGATCGACTCGGTGGCGCGGACAATCATCCGCGCCGAGGGCTCGGCGTCGTTTCAGGACCTGATCACCAGCGGCCGGATGCGCCTTCTGGCCGACAAGCGCCAGGCGATCGGATTGGTGGCCGGCACGAAGATCAGCGCGGTCGACTACCTTCAGGCGATGCGCATCCGCGGACTGCTGCAAAACGCGTTCGCGGACCTCTTCCGGCGCGTCGACGTCATCCTCGCGCCCGCGCGGCCGCGGGCGGCGCACCGGATCGACGAGCCGATCGACGCGGAATGGCGGCCCGTCGGCGCGAAGCGCCGCGGGCCGGGCGGCATCACCGTGGTGGCCGGCAACGCCGCGATCACGGCGGCCGGCAACCTGGCGGGGCTGCCGGGCCTCGGCGTGCCGTGCGGCTTCAGCACAACGGGACTGCCCATCGCCATCCAACTCGTCGGGCGGCCGTTCGACGAGTCAACGCTGATTGCGCT
- a CDS encoding membrane dipeptidase, with protein sequence MPRSRPTLTPDEARSLHYEALVIDSQQPPATTGFLFTERMRAALEELRARRVSRDEAHPLLVDLAQRELLTSSSAREQFLDVWHASGVTVACGTYSGTHKLSESYEMAGRRVAQAHAVVDALDGELILCRTAADIARAHATRKHGLVLDFQNTTPYADSLDRINHFHNLGVRMVQLTYNLRNLVGDGCTETNQGGLSYFGRELVRRLNDLRTLVDVSHCSEQVGWDALKVSAAPVIVSHSSSKAVCYHDRGKTDELARAVADRGGYFGVVVIPGFISDKKEPTLDDFAAHVEHLVDVCGIDHVGIGTDKAGPGPGTESMIPYPPDMAKRRPNAFSWDGFRTEEHRLTVDYHLNGFEDFRDWPNLTVCLAQRGFTEAELRKLLGLNYLRVFRDVVG encoded by the coding sequence ATGCCGCGGTCCCGCCCCACGCTCACGCCGGACGAAGCGCGGTCGCTGCACTACGAGGCGCTGGTGATCGACAGCCAGCAGCCGCCCGCCACGACCGGGTTTCTGTTTACCGAGCGCATGCGGGCCGCGCTCGAGGAGCTGCGGGCCCGCCGGGTTTCGCGCGACGAGGCGCACCCGCTCCTCGTCGACCTCGCCCAGCGGGAGCTGCTGACCTCGTCGTCCGCGCGCGAGCAGTTCCTCGATGTGTGGCACGCCTCCGGCGTGACGGTGGCGTGCGGCACCTACTCGGGTACCCACAAGCTGAGCGAGTCGTACGAGATGGCCGGCCGGCGTGTCGCCCAGGCGCACGCCGTCGTCGACGCGCTCGACGGCGAACTGATCCTCTGCCGGACGGCCGCCGACATCGCGCGCGCGCACGCGACGCGCAAGCATGGGCTCGTGCTGGACTTTCAGAACACGACCCCGTACGCCGACTCGCTCGACCGGATCAACCACTTTCACAACCTCGGCGTGCGTATGGTCCAGCTGACCTACAACCTGCGCAACCTCGTCGGCGACGGCTGCACGGAGACGAATCAGGGCGGGCTCTCCTACTTTGGGCGCGAGCTCGTGCGGCGGCTCAACGACCTCCGCACGCTCGTCGACGTCAGCCACTGCAGCGAGCAGGTGGGATGGGACGCGCTCAAGGTCTCGGCCGCGCCGGTCATCGTCTCGCATTCCAGCAGCAAGGCGGTCTGCTACCACGACCGGGGCAAGACCGATGAACTCGCCCGGGCCGTCGCCGACCGCGGCGGGTACTTCGGGGTTGTCGTGATCCCGGGGTTCATCTCCGACAAGAAGGAGCCGACGCTCGACGACTTCGCCGCGCACGTCGAGCATCTCGTCGACGTCTGCGGCATCGACCACGTGGGGATCGGCACCGACAAGGCCGGCCCCGGGCCGGGCACGGAGTCGATGATTCCGTATCCGCCCGACATGGCGAAGCGCCGTCCGAACGCCTTCAGCTGGGACGGCTTCCGCACCGAGGAGCACCGCCTCACAGTGGACTATCATCTCAACGGGTTCGAGGACTTCCGGGATTGGCCGAACCTCACGGTCTGCCTCGCGCAGCGGGGATTCACGGAGGCCGAGCTACGGAAGCTCCTGGGCCTCAACTACCTGCGGGTTTTCCGCGACGTGGTCGGATGA
- a CDS encoding thiamine pyrophosphate-requiring protein — MTPRETPGVERAGAPGRAGAVPGWVACEADEAGDVIVAAMAAGGIEYLFFNSGSDVMFYQEAVAKAEARRRPAPRLITVPHEAVALNAAIGYAMVTGRPAATAVHTDAGVLNYGVALHAASSGEHPVLITAGGAPRAYPGTARGARDRPVYWVQERRDQREIVRPYVKWDYRLELQDNPGMVVSRAIQVARTAPKGPVFLSIPRETGMAPLSGGMFPSVDHLGVPYPPAPDPRAIEALANLLLRAERPLIVVGRSGKDPAAVPALVRVAEMAGLWVTDAGWRDRLNFPPDHPLFETGPALAEADALLLLDRRMPAWVPGDAGAPRPECAIAWLSLDPITLEVPLWEFPGSPRITADPLAGLEALARALEDRLTPAHRERARERLAAGAARQRVLAEARARRAESVRTAVPVDPRWVASELAAVLDGDAALLEETVSGAASLREYVRRRHPGSWFNHGGSAGGWASGAAVGVKLADPSRDVVLVSGDGFYMYGSAPAALWTAAHAGAPYLAVVMVNGRYTTGHARLRDYYPDSYAAAAGYPGGVFEPVPDFAAEARAGGAHGEAVADPGDVGPALRRGLAATRDGRAAVVTVRVA; from the coding sequence ATGACGCCGCGGGAGACGCCCGGCGTCGAGCGCGCGGGCGCGCCGGGCCGCGCGGGTGCGGTCCCGGGCTGGGTGGCCTGCGAGGCCGACGAGGCGGGCGACGTCATCGTCGCCGCGATGGCCGCCGGCGGCATCGAGTACCTGTTCTTCAACTCCGGCTCCGACGTGATGTTCTACCAGGAGGCGGTGGCCAAGGCCGAAGCACGGCGGCGTCCGGCGCCCCGCCTCATCACGGTGCCGCACGAGGCCGTGGCGCTGAACGCCGCGATCGGGTACGCCATGGTCACCGGCCGGCCCGCGGCGACCGCGGTCCACACCGACGCCGGCGTCCTCAACTACGGCGTCGCGCTCCACGCGGCCTCGAGCGGAGAGCACCCCGTGCTCATCACGGCGGGCGGCGCGCCGCGCGCCTACCCCGGAACCGCCCGAGGGGCCCGGGACCGTCCGGTCTACTGGGTGCAGGAGCGGCGCGACCAGCGCGAGATCGTGCGGCCGTACGTGAAGTGGGACTACCGGCTCGAATTACAGGATAACCCCGGCATGGTGGTGAGCCGGGCGATTCAGGTGGCCCGGACCGCGCCCAAAGGTCCGGTGTTTCTCTCCATCCCGCGCGAGACCGGCATGGCGCCTCTGTCCGGCGGAATGTTCCCGTCCGTCGACCATCTCGGCGTGCCGTATCCGCCGGCGCCGGATCCGCGCGCGATCGAGGCGCTGGCGAATCTGCTGCTTCGCGCGGAGCGGCCGCTGATCGTCGTCGGGCGCAGCGGGAAGGACCCCGCGGCCGTGCCCGCGCTGGTGCGGGTGGCGGAGATGGCCGGCCTGTGGGTGACCGACGCCGGATGGCGCGACCGCCTGAATTTCCCGCCGGACCATCCGTTGTTCGAGACCGGACCGGCGCTCGCCGAGGCCGACGCGCTGCTGCTGCTCGACCGGCGCATGCCGGCGTGGGTGCCGGGCGACGCGGGCGCACCCCGGCCGGAGTGCGCAATCGCGTGGCTCTCGCTCGATCCAATTACGCTCGAGGTGCCGCTGTGGGAGTTTCCGGGGTCGCCGCGGATCACCGCCGATCCCTTGGCCGGTCTGGAGGCGCTCGCGCGGGCGCTGGAGGACCGGTTGACGCCGGCGCACCGCGAGCGGGCGCGAGAGCGGCTGGCGGCCGGCGCGGCGCGGCAGCGCGTCCTCGCCGAAGCGCGGGCGCGCCGCGCGGAGTCGGTGCGGACCGCCGTGCCCGTCGATCCGCGGTGGGTCGCCTCGGAGCTGGCCGCGGTGCTCGACGGGGACGCGGCGCTGCTCGAAGAGACGGTCAGCGGCGCCGCGTCGCTGCGCGAATATGTCCGCCGCAGACATCCGGGATCGTGGTTCAATCACGGCGGTAGCGCCGGCGGATGGGCGTCCGGGGCGGCCGTCGGAGTCAAGCTCGCCGATCCGTCGCGCGACGTGGTGCTCGTCTCGGGCGACGGCTTCTACATGTACGGATCGGCGCCCGCCGCGCTGTGGACCGCGGCGCACGCGGGAGCGCCGTACCTCGCGGTGGTCATGGTCAACGGCCGCTACACGACCGGCCACGCGCGCCTGCGCGACTACTATCCGGACAGCTACGCGGCCGCGGCCGGATATCCCGGCGGCGTGTTCGAGCCGGTGCCGGACTTCGCGGCGGAGGCGCGCGCCGGCGGCGCGCACGGCGAGGCCGTAGCGGATCCCGGCGACGTCGGACCGGCGCTGCGCCGGGGATTGGCGGCGACCCGCGACGGCCGGGCCGCCGTCGTCACCGTGCGCGTGGCGTGA
- the fabG gene encoding 3-oxoacyl-ACP reductase FabG, which yields MKPLLDGRVAFVTGAGSGIGRAIATRFAEEGADVAAVDLNEAAAAETADLVRALGRRAEAIRADVAESAQVEAAAQRAAAFGRVDILVNNAGITRDATIRNMTDEAWDLVIGVHLKGTFLCTRAVLARMRATGRGGAVVNMSSISGKIGNFGQANYASAKAGIAALTKVTAREYARYGIRANAIQPGLIDTPMTRAMGEEMLKARVADTPLGRIGRPDEIANVALFLASDLASYVTGAVIEVTGGRYI from the coding sequence GTGAAGCCGCTGCTCGACGGCCGGGTCGCGTTTGTCACCGGCGCGGGGTCCGGGATCGGCCGCGCGATCGCCACGCGATTCGCCGAGGAGGGTGCGGACGTCGCCGCGGTCGACCTCAACGAGGCCGCGGCGGCGGAGACCGCGGATCTCGTGCGGGCGCTCGGCCGCCGGGCGGAGGCTATTCGCGCCGACGTCGCCGAGTCGGCCCAGGTCGAGGCGGCCGCGCAGCGGGCCGCCGCCTTCGGCCGGGTCGACATCCTGGTCAACAACGCCGGGATCACCCGCGACGCGACGATCCGGAACATGACGGACGAAGCCTGGGATCTCGTGATCGGCGTGCATCTCAAGGGCACGTTTCTGTGCACCCGCGCCGTGCTCGCGAGGATGCGCGCGACCGGGCGCGGGGGCGCCGTCGTGAACATGTCGTCCATCTCCGGCAAGATCGGCAACTTCGGTCAGGCCAACTACGCGTCGGCGAAGGCCGGCATCGCCGCCCTGACCAAGGTGACGGCGCGGGAGTACGCGCGGTACGGCATCCGGGCCAACGCGATCCAGCCGGGGCTGATCGATACCCCGATGACCCGGGCGATGGGCGAGGAGATGCTGAAGGCGCGCGTCGCCGACACCCCGCTCGGCCGGATCGGCCGGCCGGACGAAATCGCGAACGTCGCGCTGTTCCTGGCCAGCGATCTGGCGAGCTACGTCACCGGCGCCGTGATCGAGGTGACCGGGGGCCGCTACATCTGA
- a CDS encoding ABC transporter permease: MRSYAPAVRPAGYPEPSALTAFAGNAITVAWAELLKLRRDPVELLSRAAQPTLWLLVFGQVMARVRGMPTGGLRYLDFMAPGVLAQSALFIAIFYGVAAIWERDVGVLHKLLVTPASRAALVTGKALSASARALSQAAIVYVLAMILGIRLNLEPLHVLGVLVVIVLGASLFATLSLIIACIVKTRERVMGMGQLLTMPLFFASNAIYPISLMPGWLRVVSLINPLTYEVDALRALMVRAGASAYGIGVDVAVLTAASAVLVTIAARMFPRIIT, translated from the coding sequence GTGAGGTCCTACGCACCCGCCGTACGGCCCGCCGGCTATCCTGAGCCGAGCGCGCTCACGGCGTTCGCCGGCAACGCGATCACCGTCGCGTGGGCCGAACTGCTCAAGCTGCGGCGCGATCCGGTCGAACTGCTGAGCCGCGCGGCGCAGCCGACCCTGTGGCTGCTTGTCTTCGGCCAGGTCATGGCGCGCGTGCGCGGGATGCCGACCGGCGGCCTGCGCTACCTGGACTTCATGGCGCCCGGGGTGCTGGCGCAGAGCGCGTTGTTCATCGCGATCTTCTACGGGGTGGCCGCGATCTGGGAGCGCGATGTCGGCGTGCTGCACAAGCTGCTGGTCACTCCGGCGTCGCGGGCGGCGCTCGTGACGGGCAAGGCGCTCTCGGCGAGCGCCCGCGCCCTCTCCCAGGCGGCGATCGTCTACGTTCTGGCGATGATCCTGGGCATCCGGCTGAATCTCGAGCCGCTGCACGTCCTGGGCGTGCTCGTCGTGATCGTGCTGGGCGCGTCGCTGTTCGCAACGCTCTCGCTGATCATCGCCTGCATCGTGAAAACGCGCGAGCGCGTGATGGGCATGGGCCAGCTCCTGACGATGCCGCTGTTTTTCGCCAGCAACGCGATCTATCCGATCAGCCTCATGCCGGGGTGGCTGCGCGTGGTCTCCCTGATCAATCCCCTGACCTACGAGGTGGACGCCCTGCGCGCGCTGATGGTACGCGCCGGCGCGAGCGCGTACGGGATCGGCGTGGACGTCGCGGTGCTGACCGCGGCGTCGGCCGTGCTGGTCACGATCGCCGCGCGGATGTTCCCGAGAATCATCACGTAG